The Lolium rigidum isolate FL_2022 chromosome 1, APGP_CSIRO_Lrig_0.1, whole genome shotgun sequence region AATGAACTATAAGTGAGATTTAGGCGGCAGGGGCGGAGCTAGGCATGGTGCTACCGGTGATGTAGCACCATCGTAGCAGCTGAACTGCAGAGATGATACCTTAAATTTCACCACTATAAATATGAAAAACCTAGGTTACTAGGATCACTAAGCAAGTATTAGCACCATGCTTGGGTTGATTCTGGCTCCGCCCTGTTAGGCGGGATCCCACTTACATCTCTAGATTTTTCTCCGGCGCTAGCAGACCGCTCCCGCCCCCCCCCCCACTCCCCCCACACACAAACACCGCACACCTAAGTTGATTGGTTGGTGCCTCCCACTCTAGACTTGCCCACTGTCTCGCCTTTTAATTAGGTGGTCATCGGCTCCCTCGTCCCATCGAGGTGTGGTGAAGTGCGGTGAAGAGAGTTCAAGGGGGTACGGCGAGAGAGCAAATAGGATACACGTCGGGGAGAGAGACACACATCGAGGTTAAAATGAGAGAAGGGGGAAGAGGGGGAGGCGATTAGATGATCGGGTGTGGCCCAACCACCGACAACGCACTCTTAGAGGGCGCACAGTCACCGGTCAAAGAGCCATCCTACTTGACAAGGCACGCGCCCGCAAGGACGTGATGCACAAAATGGATGCCACCATGCATGCTACCACATCTGCCGATAGACAAAAGCCGAGTAGGGATAGAAACACAAACACTGATGAAACACAAATTGAGCATGGACTAATCTACGCAGAGAGGTGGTTAAGCAAGACCGATCAGTAGGTTCCCAAATGCATATATCAATATATAGCACCTGCCAGTGCCCAGTCCACATCAACCAAGCCCATCAAATTGGAGTTTCATACAGATGAAAAATCAAGTACGGAGTAGGTTCATGTGACTAGGTAGCCGCTAGCTAGTGTGATCGTCATTTGGCGTAGTGATATAGAAGGTACATCTAACCAACAGCAAAATCAAGTACACTGTCACAGTAGCACTTACTAGTACCCAACCTAGCGGCTAGCTATCCAGACATATGCTCTGGAATGTGCCCATAATTGTTCCTCTGAAATCATGAATGTGTGGCGTACGAGAGTCCGATCGGTGTTTACTTTGCCAGTTCGCTTCGTCCTACACGTACTGCTGCCGCTGCTACTAGATTCAGAGAGATTCCGATGGCAGTAAAAACAAGGcgtttagttttcttttcctctgTTTGGAGATTCCGGCGCGACTGGATTTTACTGCTTGCTTTGTTTCTGACGAGACAGCATCCCTGAAAAGTATTGTCTTGTTTGTTCTCCAAGTACTCTGTGGCAATCTGTTCCGCACGTGCCGTGCCAACATCGATTAGGGAGCAGTACTGGTGGAATGCTGAACCTAGAAGTTCTATTAAACTGGGCCTAATTAATTATGTGCCTGCCTCGTGCAGTGCAGTTACAAAATTACTAGTAGCCTCTTCGATCAATCAGGGTCAGCTATACGACTCGAGGTTCAACCTAGCATTCTTATTTAGTATAGAACGTTCAAGAATGAGATTTTGTACTACTTAAACGGCAAGAACAAATTAGGGGTAGAAAACATGCCCACCCCTCTCGACTCTAGAATGAAAAACCATACCCACCATACGGTCCTCGTCCTCACCAGATGGTCTTCCTCACCTCCGGTGGCCGATTTCGACTCCGAGAGCTAGGGATGCCATGGATATTCGCTCATTGATAATCTTGGTCCAATTTGTTATTCTTTGGTATTCTTGTATTGGATGTGGATGTGACATCCCAATGGAATAAGTATCTCTGGTCTTGTCCCTGTCGTAGCAGTGTTGGTTCCGGTGACGTCGCAAGGCACTTGAAGGTTGGTATCCTAGATCCGATCCATCAGGTTCTCGGGAAGAGTCGTCAACCACGGTGCTTTCTTCTCGGTTCCTATGGCGACACTTTCAACATCGACATAGGGTTAAGGTCTCCTCGCCCGACCTtccttttctccgacatgttgacATTCCCGCTTCAGACGGCCATCGCTAGCGTCGCTAGCAACATTTAATGACTTTTCGACCACATTACAACAACTCCCCATTGTGGAGTGTTATTGAGCTAGGTTCGAAACTCACCATGGCCTTTCGCAGGCTTGTTTgcagattttatttttgtgagtgGTGTTCTTGTATGTCTCATACTTTGTTAATATGCTTTGTTAATATACATGGCTTCTAGCCTTCTAAGTTTGCTTTTGCAAACTGGACCTACTATTGTTTTTTGTCTTTTCAGCAGGGATGCATATATATCTACCTACCTTCTTCAAGTTGTGCATGGATCAAAAGTCTGTTCAAGTGCGGTGAAGCTTCCTTGGTCCCTTTTGGTGGATAATTAAAGAGAAGATGTGCTGGATGGGGGCTTCCCTTGGTATTTAGCAGCCGGGCCGGCCACATACCGATCGCTGTGGTCCCTGTGTGTTGTGTGCTGCGCTGTGCACATACACGTACGTACATATAGATACAGTCAGCATGCTATGTGAATACTGGTCATCATGACGATGGATGCAGCAATGGCGTTAATTCGATTGGATTCGTGTCATTAGCGCCGGCCTTCCAACCCCACAAAAATGATATGATCCTCATATCTTACTGTGATTCAAGCTTAAGATCACTGAATTCTATTCTACGCACACGCACACgcctcgttttttttttttttgaatggtcGCCAGGAGGGGAAAAACACTCCACCTGAATTGATTTTTCTTTTTGCTAAGGTTTTAAAGCCTATTACAAGATTGCTTCAAATGAACTAGAACTTCACATGGATGAATTGAGgggaagaaaaaataaaaacaacacacACCAACACACATGGGGGGAGGGGGCATAAAGGTGCACTTGAGAAGCACTATTTGAGTGCTTGCATCACGACCATCATCAGGAAGACATCATAGTCGGTGCATTGAGGAGTGGGGGTATAACAACCTCGAGACCTTGCAGATTTCAGCCCCACCACCTTCTTGCAGGGCAATTAACCACTAGCTGGCCGACCATGAGCATAGGATCAACGAGTGAAGCTGGCATAATCGAAGGGGCTTACTCTGCCGAGGGAACGATGCAGACATGAAACTCGTGTGTGTAATTGGAGAGACATCACTATGAGGAGTTTGTGCCAACGCCATCGAAAGGCATTGCAAGACCGAGATTTCACCAACGTCACGAATCTTGATCGTGACTCATCGGAAGGAACGTGAGGTGTGGAGGCGACATGCGCCGTCGAAGGGGGCTGATCAACCGAGACCGCACCAACATATTATTGCAGCGAGTCACGCAGTCACCCTTGTAGGTGCGCCGCTAGGGAGTTCAAGTTCCATCTCGGGTGCGGCACGTTGGAGTCATcgtcttggtgtggaagaagcTTCCTCGATTTCGACTTGTCCGGTTGTCCGGGTCGCCTCACGTTATGTGCGGCGTCTCCTATGTTTCATGTTCGGCTTCGATTTGGTGGCTCGCCGCCATTTATATGCCGTTCTACTCCACCGAGAGAACGATGTAGACACGAATTTCGCGTGTGTAATGGAGAGACAAAACCTGGAGGAATTTGTGCCTACACCATCGAAAGGCATTGGAAGAACGAGATTCCACCAACGTCGCGAACCTTGATCGTGAACTCAGCGGAAGGAACGTGAGGTGTGGAGGCGACATGCGCCGTCGAAGGGGGTGATCAACCGAGACCGCACCAACATTTTCTCACGGCGAGTCACGCCGTTACCCTTCGCCGGGGAGCTTAGGTTCATCTAGGTGCAACACTTTCGAGTCATTGTCTTGGCGTGGAAGCAGCTTCTCTGATTTCGGCTTGTCCGGTTGTCCATGTCGCCTCATGTTATGCGTGGTGTCTCCTTGTTTTCATgttcggcttcgagttggtggcTCGCCGCCATCCtatatattgttttttttttcttgggtCGATTGGCTTGTTTGAGAATTTCCCCTCCACTTTTTATTAGTTCGGCCATaccgctttatttataaagcggggtgaAAGCATGTCTCGAGGCTTTAGCCAGGCTTGCACGGCGAACAAGAGCTGAAGACGAAATTAACTCTTGTAATTAAGCGTCCCCGAGTCAGAAACGTACATTAATCCGGCCGTGCACCGGAAGAGAAGATAAAAGAAATGGTTGCAACGTGCACCTTTTCAAAGAGACAGCGCGAAAGGAAGCTAGGTAGACGAAGCAAACAAGCTGGCTAGCTAAGCAGCTAGGCAGGGCATGAGGAAGGAGCAAATGCAGCAAGCTGGGTTCTGCTTGCTTGGAAGCAAGCATAGGCTTCCGATCCGGCTCATCGATCGGGCCGGATGCGTCTGGTAGGAGCAATGCAATGCTGGCTGAACATGGCGTTGGCTGTGTAGAAAAACCAAACTCGCCCTGCATGTGGAATGTGATTTTCTTACTATACTAGAAAGAAGCCCGATAAATCCTCCTGAAAGCTAGCAGCCACTTTCTTTTTCTTGCTACTGTGGTCTTTGCTTTGCTTAGCTGAAAGAATGGATGGATGGATGAAACGGGTAGATAGGTAGCTAACTTTACGGCAAGGAAGATCGCTCAAAGCAGCTTTGTACATCTGGCCAGCAACAGCAAAGGTTCCTTGTCTGTCGCTGCAATTCTGCCATGGGATGGAATTGCAATTCAGGTGCTGCATGCTTCACAGCTCTGCATAGGAGAGGGGCCTCTGGCCGACAGTGCGTGTGTGACCATCAGATCATTCAGCAGCTCTCACCATCAGGAGAACATGCGTCGGGATCGCTGCCCAATCATGATCAGACGGCCCCCAATCACGTCCACGCGTGTACTCCTCTTCCTGCTCGACTGGACTCGGCCGAGAAGAAGAATCCACATCGGTGTGTGTGGAAATTTCTGCCTTTTTCTGACAGACGGCTTCAGTTACTTTCAGCTTCTCGCCGGCACACTGAAACAGGGGGAGGGGAGAGAGCAATGAAGCAGCCGCGGCGCACGTGAGCGGCCACGGAAACGGAGAGAGCGGAGAAGGCAACGCGCAACAATTAACACGCCGCCCAAGGCTAGACAGGGAGAAGCCACCAAACCAAAACACCAAACGCcgctctctacttctccttctccctctccccaaacttttcctcctcctcccccactcTCTCCGCCGGCCTGCTCCCCCGGGGAAAGCAGGAGAGGCGCGGCGGCATTGCGGCATtgcggatcggcggcggcggtggcgggcatgatgatgcggCGGGTGGCGCCGCCGGAGGCGGCCgacgagagggcggcggcggggtcGGGGTCGGCGGGCGGCGTGCCCGGCTGGCTGGAGGCGCTGCTGGGCACCCGCTTCTTCCTCGCCTGCGCCGCGCACCCGGGCTCCCCGCGCAACGAGACCAACATGTTCTGCATCGACTGCCGCGCCACGCCCGCCGCATTCTGCTACTACTGCCGCTCCCACCGCCACGCGTCCCACCGGGTCATCCAGGTGCCAACACCATTTCCTTTCTTTTTCCGACTCGATTGGCAAGGAAAAGCTCGCGTCTTGACGGCTCCTTCCTTCCTCCCCCCTGGTGTTCCTCGGGACGGCCGGCATTGGGCGCTGCTGCAGATACGGCGGTCCTCCTACCACGACGTGGTGCGCGTCACGGAGGTGGAGGACGTCCTCGACATCGCCGGGGTGCAGACCTACGTCATCAACAGCGCCAGGGTCCTCTTCCTCAACGAGCGGCCCCAGccgcgcggcgccggcgccgccgcgggcAAGGCCGCCGCCTCGCCCTACAACTGCGAGATCTGCGGCCGCGCGCTGCTCGACCCCTTCCGCTTCTGCTCCCTCGGATGCAAGGTACACCTAACCTCCGTCCGCAaaaaccttttcttttcttctctgcTAATAAAGATTGCGCCTTGAATCGCGTAATCCTCTCTATCATTATTCTTTTTCCGGCGCAATGCCAATGCCGGGCCGGCAATGCCGTTCGGTTCTGTTCGCTCACGTTTAATCCGTGTCTTGGCCACACGCCCATGCAGTTGGTGGACACCAAGATGcacggccacgaggcggccaccggcaatgccggcggcggtggcgatgaAGGCGAGGCGGAGGCCGGCGGGAGCAAGCACGGCGCGCGGCCTCAGGGCCGGCGGCGGAAAGGGACGCCCCACCGCGCGCCCTTCGGCTCGTGACATCCGTCCAAGATCAAACGGCAATGCCAGGGATGGGGAGGAAGAGCACGCCAGAAGGAAGAGCTTCTACTCCCTCACAT contains the following coding sequences:
- the LOC124650845 gene encoding protein RGF1 INDUCIBLE TRANSCRIPTION FACTOR 1-like, coding for MMMRRVAPPEAADERAAAGSGSAGGVPGWLEALLGTRFFLACAAHPGSPRNETNMFCIDCRATPAAFCYYCRSHRHASHRVIQIRRSSYHDVVRVTEVEDVLDIAGVQTYVINSARVLFLNERPQPRGAGAAAGKAAASPYNCEICGRALLDPFRFCSLGCKLVDTKMHGHEAATGNAGGGGDEGEAEAGGSKHGARPQGRRRKGTPHRAPFGS